A genomic window from Anaeromusa acidaminophila DSM 3853 includes:
- a CDS encoding pro-sigmaK processing inhibitor BofA family protein, which produces MSISVILAFVVGLLALYILFRVFTLPVRIFWKLLYNGILGGILLWVFNLAGSLVGFKLAITPITALIAGFFGLPGVVLLVLYQLFTH; this is translated from the coding sequence ATGTCTATCAGTGTGATTCTTGCTTTTGTGGTGGGGTTATTGGCGCTGTATATCTTGTTTCGCGTGTTTACCCTGCCAGTACGCATTTTCTGGAAGCTTCTATATAATGGTATTTTAGGCGGCATTTTACTCTGGGTGTTTAATTTGGCGGGAAGTCTGGTGGGTTTTAAGCTGGCGATTACCCCGATTACCGCGTTAATTGCCGGGTTCTTTGGCTTGCCAGGAGTTGTATTGTTGGTGCTTTATCAGCTGTTTACGCATTAA